A DNA window from Xanthomonas campestris pv. campestris str. ATCC 33913 contains the following coding sequences:
- the ybgF gene encoding tol-pal system protein YbgF has product MRFRVTSLFVAAALVVAAPAYAQRASLADRVAVLEQQQANSQANNDLLNQLQQARSDLQALRATVEQLQHDNEQLKQQSKDQYLDLDGRLNRLEGAGGAVPPLPSATGSVTPAPAPAARPAAAATSEKPPTVHGDPGTLAISNEERTAYNVAFDALKNGKYDDASQLFLSFLELYPNGVYTPNALYWLGESYYATRNFQLAEAQFRDLVSRYPTHDKAAGGLLKLGLSQYGEGKNTEAQQTLQQVATQYPGSDAARVAQERLQSIRLGQQLR; this is encoded by the coding sequence TCTCGCTGACCGTGTTGCCGTGCTCGAGCAGCAGCAGGCCAATAGTCAGGCCAACAACGATCTCCTCAATCAGCTGCAGCAGGCGCGTTCGGACCTGCAGGCGTTGCGGGCGACAGTGGAACAGCTGCAGCATGACAACGAGCAACTCAAGCAACAGTCCAAGGACCAGTACCTGGATCTGGACGGGCGTCTGAATCGGCTGGAAGGTGCGGGTGGTGCGGTTCCGCCACTGCCATCGGCCACCGGCAGCGTCACCCCAGCCCCGGCACCGGCCGCGCGGCCTGCAGCGGCGGCGACTTCCGAGAAGCCGCCCACTGTCCACGGCGACCCTGGCACGCTGGCCATCAGCAACGAAGAGCGCACTGCCTACAACGTGGCCTTCGATGCATTGAAGAACGGCAAGTACGACGATGCGTCGCAGCTGTTCCTCAGCTTTCTCGAGCTGTACCCCAATGGCGTCTACACCCCCAATGCACTGTATTGGCTGGGTGAAAGTTATTACGCCACCCGAAATTTCCAGCTGGCCGAGGCGCAGTTTCGCGATCTCGTGAGCCGCTACCCCACGCATGACAAGGCCGCTGGCGGCCTGCTGAAGCTCGGCCTGTCGCAGTATGGCGAAGGCAAGAACACCGAAGCGCAGCAGACCCTGCAACAGGTCGCTACGCAGTACCCAGGCTCCGACGCGGCACGCGTTGCCCAGGAGCGTCTGCAGTCCATCCGCCTCGGTCAGCAACTGCGCTGA